The Anolis carolinensis isolate JA03-04 chromosome 2, rAnoCar3.1.pri, whole genome shotgun sequence genome has a window encoding:
- the LOC134296910 gene encoding zinc finger protein 658B-like, with the protein MASPLPPYPRSHTGEKLHQCLECGKQFDWKNSLTVHERTHTGEKPYECVECGKSFSRSDKLRSHQRTHTGEKPYKCIECGESFSRSDSLRSHQRTHTGEKPYKCMECGENFSHSGSLRSHQRTHTGEKPSKCMECGENFSHSGSLRSHQRKHTGEKPYKCIECGENFSRSDSLRSHQRKHTGEKPYKCIECGESFSQSGSLRSHQKTHTGEKPHKCVECGKSFSHSGNLRSHQRTHIGEKPYECVECGKSFSRSDKLRSHQRTHTGEKPYKCIECGESFSRSDSLRSHQRIHTGEKPYKCMECGESFSRRDKLRFHQRTHTGEKPSKCMECGENFSHSGSLRSHQRKHTGEKPYKCMECGENFSHSGSLRSHQRKHTGEKPYKCIECGESFSRSDSLRSHQRKHTGEKPYKCIECGESFSQSGSLRSHQRKHTGEKPYKCMECGENFSRSDSLRSHQRTHTGEKPYKCIECGKSFSQSDKLRSHQRTHTGEKPYKCIECGKSFSQSDKLRSHQRTHTGEKPYKCIECGKSFSQSDSLRSHQRTHTGEKPYKCIECGKSFSQSGHLRSHQRTHTGEKPHKCLECGKCFSQSDKLRSHQKTHTGEKPHKCVECGKSFSHSGNLRSHQRTHTGEKPHKCMKCGESFSQSDSLRSHQRTHTGEKPYKCIECGESLSQSVSLRSHQRTHTEEKSP; encoded by the coding sequence atggcaagtcctctacctccctatcctagatcacacacaggggagaagttacatcagtgtctggaatgtgggaaacaatttgattggaaaaattctcttactgtacatgaacggacccacacaggggagaagccatatgaatgtgtggaatgtggaaagagcttcagtcggagtgacaaattacgttcccatcaaaggacccacacaggggagaaaccctataaatgcatagaatgtggagaaagcttcagtcggagtgacagtctacgttcccatcaaaggacccacacaggggagaagccatataaatgcatggaatgtggagaaaacttcagtcacagtggcagtctacgttcccatcaaaggacccacacaggggagaagccctctaaatgcatggaatgtggagaaaacttcagtcacagtggcagtctacgttcccatcaaaggaagcacacaggggagaagccctataaatgcatagaatgtggagaaaacttcagtcggagtgacagtctacgttcccatcaaaggaagcacacaggggagaagccatataaatgcatagaatgtggagaaagcttcagtcaaagtggcagtctacgttcccatcaaaagacccacacaggggagaagccacataaatgcgtagaatgcggaaagagcttcagtcacagtggcaatctacgttcccatcaaaggactcacataggggagaagccatatgaatgtgtggaatgtggaaagagcttcagtcggagtgacaaattacgttcccatcaaaggacccacacaggggagaaaccctataaatgcatagaatgtggagaaagcttcagtcggagtgacagtctacgttcccatcaaaggatccacacaggggagaagccatataaatgcatggaatgtggagaaagcttcagtcggagagaCAAACTACgtttccatcaaaggacccacacaggggagaagccctctaaatgcatggaatgtggagaaaacttcagtcacagtggcagtctacgttcccatcaaaggaagcacacaggggagaagccctataaatgcatggaatgtggagaaaacttcagtcacagtggcagtctacgttcccatcaaaggaagcacacaggggagaagccctataaatgcatagaatgtggagaaagcttcagtcggagtgacagtctacgttcccatcaaaggaagcacacaggggagaagccatataaatgcatagaatgtggagaaagcttcagtcaaagtggcagtctacgttcccatcaaaggaagcacacaggggagaagccctataaatgcatggaatgtggagaaaacttcagtcggagtgacagtctacgttcccatcaaaggacccacacaggggagaagccatataaatgcatagaatgtggaaagagcttcagtcagagtgacaagctacgttcccatcaaaggacccacactggggagaagccatataaatgcatagaatgtggaaagagcttcagtcagagtgacaagctacgttcccatcaaaggacccacacaggggagaagccatataaatgcatagaatgtggaaagagcttcagtcagagtgacagtctacgttcccatcaaaggacccacacaggggagaagccatataaatgcatagaatgtggaaagagtttcagtcagagtggacatctacgttcccatcaaaggacccacacaggggagaagccacataaatgcctggaatgtggaaagtgcttcagtcagagtgacaagctacgttcccatcaaaagacccacacaggggagaagccacataaatgcgtagaatgcggaaagagcttcagtcacagtggcaatctacgttctcatcaaaggacccacacaggggagaagccacataaatgcatgaaatgtggagaaagcttcagtcagagtgacagtctacgttcccatcaaaggacccacacaggggagaagccatataaatgcatagaatgtggagaaagcctcagtcagagtgtcagtctacgttcccatcaaaggacccacacagaggAGAAGTCACCTTAA